A region from the Myripristis murdjan chromosome 23, fMyrMur1.1, whole genome shotgun sequence genome encodes:
- the lmod2b gene encoding leiomodin-2, translating to MSCFGYRRELSKYEDVDEDELLASLSPEELAELEKELADIDPDANVPIGLRQRDQTDKTPTGTFSREALMKYWENETRKLLEDEIAGGSPKPDEEQEEECVTERNSEAEDEKDEESEKEKKESTKLKEEEEEEEEEEEEEEEEESEEEAVTEEDDEEEDEEEEEEEELQHDKTKPEPPKDFGPRSDTPKLLKPQRVEPMRLTPPPPPADPNANGNPTVVDEALERALNNDPELTEVNLNNIDDISQETLIRFAEALRSNTHVRVFSLANTRADDPVALAIAKMLRENSSITSLNIESNYVTGKGVMALVQALPGNNTLTELRFHNQRHMCGGQVEMEMVKILRENYTLIKLGYQFNLPGPRMSMTGILTRNQDRQRQKRLQEQRQQQGQQGAPEGAAVYLRTTALKGTPSSSPYSSPRASPWSSPKLPRHDPVKKQTPPAPPPPPPPPPPPPPPPPPLPPPTREKKKPTRMIAEVIRAHEEGSKREVKMKGKKGKKGRAKERREKEETSSILKELKNALRPVSAEKRGEDGSRPSTPLRSAHDQLMESIRTSSIRNLRRVELPHHLR from the exons ATGAGCTGTTTCGGGTACCGTCGAGAGCTGAGCAAGTATGAGGACGTCGACGAGGACGAGCTTTTGGCCTCCCTCAGTCccgaggagctggctgagctgGAGAAGGAGCTGGCAGACATTGATCCTGATGCCAACGTGCCTATTGGACTCAGACAGAGAGACCAGACAGACAAAACGCCGACGGGCACCTTCAGCAGGGAGGCCCTCATGAAGTATTGGGAAAATGAGACACGGAAACTGCTAGAGGACGAGATCGCTGGAGGCAGCCCCAAACCG GATGAGGAACAAgaagaggagtgtgtgacagagagaaatagcgaagcagaggatgaaaaagatgaggaaagcgaaaaggaaaagaaagagagcacaaaattaaaggaggaggaggaagaggaggaggaggaagaagaagaggaagaagaggaagagagtgaggaagaagcagtgacagaggaggatgacgaggaggaggacgaggaggaggaggaggaagaggaactcCAACATGATAAAACAAAACCTGAACCGCCAAAAGACTTTGGTCCAAGAAGCGACACCCCAAAGCTTCTCAAACCTCAGAGGGTGGAGCCTATGAGACTgactcctccccctccacctgcCGACCCCAACGCCAACGGCAACCCCACCGTGGTCGACGAAGCTCTCGAGCGGGCCCTGAACAACGATCCTGAGCTCACAGAGGTCAACCTCAACAACATTGATGACATCTCGCAG GAAACTCTGATCCGATTTGCCGAAGCGCTGAGGTCCAACACACACGTGCGGGTCTTCAGCCTGGCGAACACCCGAGCTGATGACCCCGTGGCGCTGGCCATCGCTAAGATGCTGCGGGAGAACTCGTCCATCACCAGTCTGAACATCGAGTCCAACTACGTGACGGGGAAGGGAGTAATGGCTCTGGTTCAAGCACTTCCAGGAAACAACACCCTGACTGAGCTCCGCTTCCACAACCAGAGACACATGTGTGGAGGACAG GTGGAAATGGAGATGGTGAAGATTCTGCGGGAAAACTACACCTTGATCAAGCTGGGTTACCAGTTCAACCTCCCTGGTCCCAGAATGAGCATGACTGGGATCCTTACCAGGAACCAGGACCGCCAGAGACAGAAGCGGCTGCAGgaacagaggcagcagcagggccAACAGGGGGCGCCGGAGGGAGCTGCCGTTTACCTTCGCACCACTGCTCTG AAGGGAACACCCAGCTCATCGCCTTACAGCTCACCCAGAGCCTCCCCTTGGTCCTCACCCAAGCTCCCCCGACATGACcctgtgaaaaaacaaaccccccctgctccccctcctcctccacctcctcccccgcctcctcctcccccaccgcCTCCGCTGCCTCCCCCAACACGGGAGAAGAAGAAGCCCACCAGGATGATCGCGGAGGTGATCAGGGCGCACGAGGAGGGCAGCAAGAgggaggtgaagatgaaggggaagaaagggaagaaggggagagcaaaggagaggagagagaaggaggagacgAGCAGCATCCTGAAGGAGCTGAAGAACGCGCTGAGGCCCGTGTCGgcggagaagagaggggaggacggCAGCAGGCCCTCCACGCCACTGAGGTCAGCCCACGACCAGCTGATGGAGTCCATCCGGACCAGCAGCATCCGCAACCTGAGACGG GTGGAACTCCCACATCATCTCCGATAA